The genomic stretch GGTGCTGACGGTTGGCAATGGCGTGCACATGTTCACGCTCGACCGCGAAGTCGGCAGCTTCGTGCTGACCAGCCGCGACGTGAAGATTCCGGTCGACACGAAGGAATTCGCCATCAACATGTCGAACATGCGCCACTGGGCCCCACCCGTGCGCCGCTACATCGACGAGTGCCTGGCCGGCACCGAAGGCCCGCGCGGTAAGGACTTCAACATGCGCTGGATCGCCTCGATGGTGGCTGACGTGCATCGCATCCTCACGCGCGGCGGCATCTTCATGTACCCGTGGGACAAGCGCGAGCCGGGCAAGGCCGGCAAGCTGCGCCTGATGTACGAGGCCAATCCGATGGCCTTCCTGGTGGAACAGGCCGGCGGCGCGGCCACCAACGGCGAGCAACGCATTCTGGATATCCAGCCCGAAAAGCTGCACCAGCGCGTGGCGGTGGTCCTGGGATCGAAAAACGAGGTGGATCGTGTCACGCAATATCACCTCGAGGCCAAGCAAACGCCGTAACAACGTCATGTAAGGCCGTTGTTCCAGCGGTTCTTGCAGAGCGACAAAAAGTTCTGTTAGAATCGCTGTTTCCGACGCCGCTGTAGCTCAGTCGGTAGAGCAGCGCATTCGTAATGCGAAGGTCACCAGTTCGATTCCGGTCAGCGGCACCAGAATAAGAAAAAAGCCCAGTCTTCATCGACTGGGCTTTTTTCGTTGCACCTCCGAAACCAGGCAAGCCGAATCAAGCCGCGGGGATGCGCAGCTTCTGCCCCGGGTAGATCTTGTCCGGATTCGACAGCATCGGCTTGTTGGCTTCGAAGATGGCCGGGTACTTG from Ralstonia pickettii encodes the following:
- a CDS encoding class 1 fructose-bisphosphatase; protein product: MKRINLTRYLIEEQREHNTIPAELRLLLEVVARACKAISHSVNKGALAGVLGSAGTGNVQGETQQKLDVIANEVLLEANEYGGNLAAMASEEMESFYEIPHRYPKGEYLLLFDPLDGSSNIDVNVSIGTIFSVLHMPQAGQAVTEADFLQPGAKQVAAGYAVYGPQTTLVLTVGNGVHMFTLDREVGSFVLTSRDVKIPVDTKEFAINMSNMRHWAPPVRRYIDECLAGTEGPRGKDFNMRWIASMVADVHRILTRGGIFMYPWDKREPGKAGKLRLMYEANPMAFLVEQAGGAATNGEQRILDIQPEKLHQRVAVVLGSKNEVDRVTQYHLEAKQTP